The Haloarcula laminariae genomic sequence GGTTCGAGCGAACTGTAGCCCAGTCGCTCCTTAATCTGGGGCGCTGTCCAGCCTTCCCTTCCTAACATCATTCCATGTGTAAACCGGAGGTCTTGTGCAGTTACACGCCGATCCAAGCCTGCTTCATCAGCGAGCTGGTTGAGATGATAGTTGACGCCCCTGTGAGATAGCGGAATGAAGTCGAATCCCCGTTTCCACCAGTCTAGAAGCTCGATTAGCGTTTGGTGGCTTCTGCTGATCCAAATTGTTCGGGTAGCTGCTGAGGTAGTGGCCTCCCAAAAGTCGTCTTCCCGGTGCGATTTATTTCGACATTTAGTACAGGGCTCACCCCTGTCGTTCAGATTTCTCTGTTTTCGATTCCCAGCTCCTGTTGGACCAGCCCCTTTGACGCACTCCTCTTTTTCGGGAATGTTGATTAGAAAGTCTTCGTCGTCCGTTGATAGCCACGACGGACGCATATGATTGTACTCTCCATTCCGCATCCCGGTATGGAGGAGGAACTGCCCAGTTAATGCTCTAACCGGTACATCAGATTGTTCGATTGCCCTTTCGAAGGCCTGTACTTGTCGGGGAGAGAGCGGCGTGAACTCCTTTCCTGCCATTTTTATCACTCCTCTTAACTGTCGCTGACTGACTGAAACTGTTCAAGTTCATTTCGCACCTTATCGACATCTCCATCGTCGCCGTATTCAACAAGAGCAGCAAGACAGAGGCTCCGGACGAATCGGTCGTTACTATGCTTGATGACGTATGCGAGCTGGTCTGAGTTTTCATTCACATACTGGTCCGGATCAAGATCTTCCATTACAAGCACCTCCTATCAGTGAGTTCCCGATTTGACATATTTGTCTCTTGGATGTCGTAGAACCATTCTCTCGACTTTTCTATCGGGTCGGCTTCCTTGGACGACCGCATAATACAACGAAAGAGTGTAGATACGTTGTATCTGATTTGCTAAAAATAGGCTAACGAATGGACCCTAAATGGCTTTCAGAAGTGGTTTTT encodes the following:
- a CDS encoding site-specific integrase, which encodes MAGKEFTPLSPRQVQAFERAIEQSDVPVRALTGQFLLHTGMRNGEYNHMRPSWLSTDDEDFLINIPEKEECVKGAGPTGAGNRKQRNLNDRGEPCTKCRNKSHREDDFWEATTSAATRTIWISRSHQTLIELLDWWKRGFDFIPLSHRGVNYHLNQLADEAGLDRRVTAQDLRFTHGMMLGREGWTAPQIKERLGYSSLEPAQQFTTDPE